The segment ATATTATCTAACGAATAGCTGTATTTATTTGCTCCATTTCTAAATAGACTATAGGTTCCATTGAACTTTTCAGCATCCTTAAAATTTTGAATTTCCTGCACTTCCTTGTCTGTAATTTTTTTTAAACCGGAACAACTTGTCAGGAAAATAAAGAGAATAAATAGGACAAATAATTTTCTCATATTTTTGTTTTTTAGCTGTTCGTTAAGGCACAATATAAATTAGCGGAATTTCATTAACTGCTAAACCACATATAACAGTAAAAACCTCTTAAAGTGATTTTTTACAATTCAATGTATCAAGGATTACCACAGTTGTGAGCTGATACTTTTTTAATGAAAAATAGGTTCCTTTATTAGTTCCTGATTAAATATTTTCCCTCGATGTTTAATCCTTAGTTCAAGAGTATCGCTACTTCTATACCTTAAAGAATTTTGAATGGAACAGAAATTATCCCGTTTTAGGCTAACACCGTTAATTGCTAAAACTTCTGAACCCACTACCAAATTATGCTTGTCCGCTGCAGATCCTTCTATTACTGCTACAATAACTGCTTTATCTGTAAAATTCATTGCAAAACCAACTGTTTCCCATATAAAAGATGGAGCTTTTGAATATGGCTCCAATATTAGACTCTTGTCTTTCCAGCTAATGGTGGTTTTGTACTTATTTAGGATCTCTAAACCTAAGAGATTGATATTTTGAGAATTAGCGTAGGCCGGAACTTGATTTATTTGATATTCGGATCTGCCCAGTATTAATGTATCTAAAAGATAGTATTTCGAGACTTCTGAAGACTTATCTGTATCTCCCAATCCTTCTGAGGATTTGCCTTTTATTGTTTTGTAATCCGGAATTACAGAACTTTCTCTTATGTAAGATTCCTTTAAAGATAAAGATGTATTACTTCCTAAATCCAGTAAAACATCAATAGGTTTATCCTGGTTAGAAATCTTTACAGGAACTTTTAAGTGGTGGCTAATTCTATTTTCGGAAAGTGGTAATTCTATTTTAGAATCGCTGAAATTTAGATTGTTCATTTTAGTGGAAACAACAATTATCTTCTTTTCGAAATCTATTTGCCAAACCAACTGGCGCATAATCCCGATTCCTATTACTCCATAAACATAGTCCATACATGAAAAATTAAACTCAGTTTTCTTTAAACCAATATTCTTAAACTCCAAATCTCCTATTTTTATACGGTCAAGTTGATTGACTGAGGCAAAGAAATAACGACTATTTGAACCAAAACTCAGGCTTGCACCTCGCTCCTTCAAATTAAATTGCGAAGCATGTTTACTGAATATCAGGTTTGAGGCACCACTGTCCAAGATGAAAGGATAAGATTTGTCGTTTTCGTTGATTTTAATCTTTATCAATATATGACCAGACGGCGAATAATCGAAAGGAATGGTGTCAGTCACTAACGCTCCTGCAAGTTCAGCTGATTCTAGAATTTTCTTATTGGAAATAAAATTATATATTGATACACAGAAAAGAATAAGAATTATAACAAACACCAGGATTACAACTCGTTTTGTTTTTCTCTTCATTTACCTTTTGAACATTTTATTATTTTTTGTAATAACTCACAACGCTTCGTATAAAAACGTTGCTCGCACTGAGTTTCAAATCAAGACAGGGTAGAGCATTGTTTTTATAAGTTTGTAGCAATAGTTAATTTGCTATTACTAATACTAAGAATGGTATAACATTATTTTTACCGTGTAGTAAATAGCTTGAACTAAAGCTATACTTCGATATTATAAATGCAAAATAGAAACCGCCTATTGTTCTTCCAATAATCGATATAAAAGTCTGAACATTTATTGCTTCATAATTTAGCATATGGAGTAATCCAAAACTTATAGATGTTAGATAGATTAGTGCTAAATAATATTTTTTAATAAAATCATTAATGATTAAGCATATTTTACTGTTGAATAAATATAATATTTGAATTATAATTACTAATATTATTAAAACGGCACTCGCAATTTCATTTTTTAAATAAATTATACTTGAGAAAATTAATACTAGACTTATCAATCCTGAATAAATTTTTGATCTTGGAATTACCAACGGAGCTCTAAAAATAATTTCCTCAATGAAAGGAACAACTATGACGTAACTAAAAAATGTTCCCCAATTTAAAGAATCAAAATCTTCTTCATCAATAATATTTAAATCATAAAAATATGCCTTTACAAGACTGATTAAAATTCCTATTGTAAAAACAATTAAAAATAAAATGAAGAAATCTTTAAAATAATTTTCTTTATCTGTGGTTTTGCCTGTTTTTAAAAACCCAGAGAATTCCTTTAGCATTTTTATAAAATAGTTAATACCTTTTGAAATTATCAGTCCCAAAAAAAACTGATTTGTTACGATAATTTCAAAAATGTTGGTTAAAGCATATATTTTTCAAAGTTAAAGTCACATGCTTTACACTAGATGCTAACTTAGTCTATTTGATACTTCCGATCTCTTATTTTTCTTTTCCCTAAAGTAGCCTAAACTAAAAGTCCTGAATAA is part of the Antarcticibacterium sp. 1MA-6-2 genome and harbors:
- a CDS encoding retropepsin-like aspartic protease, translating into MKRKTKRVVILVFVIILILFCVSIYNFISNKKILESAELAGALVTDTIPFDYSPSGHILIKIKINENDKSYPFILDSGASNLIFSKHASQFNLKERGASLSFGSNSRYFFASVNQLDRIKIGDLEFKNIGLKKTEFNFSCMDYVYGVIGIGIMRQLVWQIDFEKKIIVVSTKMNNLNFSDSKIELPLSENRISHHLKVPVKISNQDKPIDVLLDLGSNTSLSLKESYIRESSVIPDYKTIKGKSSEGLGDTDKSSEVSKYYLLDTLILGRSEYQINQVPAYANSQNINLLGLEILNKYKTTISWKDKSLILEPYSKAPSFIWETVGFAMNFTDKAVIVAVIEGSAADKHNLVVGSEVLAINGVSLKRDNFCSIQNSLRYRSSDTLELRIKHRGKIFNQELIKEPIFH
- a CDS encoding CPBP family glutamic-type intramembrane protease; its protein translation is MGLIISKGINYFIKMLKEFSGFLKTGKTTDKENYFKDFFILFLIVFTIGILISLVKAYFYDLNIIDEEDFDSLNWGTFFSYVIVVPFIEEIIFRAPLVIPRSKIYSGLISLVLIFSSIIYLKNEIASAVLIILVIIIQILYLFNSKICLIINDFIKKYYLALIYLTSISFGLLHMLNYEAINVQTFISIIGRTIGGFYFAFIISKYSFSSSYLLHGKNNVIPFLVLVIAN